The sequence GAGCCTGTTTCTGTTACTCCAAAAATTCCTGAACCGGTAGCAATAATTCCACCGGTAGTTGCTCCTAAAGCGGCAGAACCATTTTTGGTTACCCCAAAGGCAGCTGAACCTGTGGCTGTAACACCAAAAAAACCTGAACCTATTGCTGTAACACCTCCAGTAGTTACCCCAAAGGCAGCTGAACCTGTAGCTAAAACGCCGGTAGCAGTAGTTCCTCCGGTAACTGAGAAAAAGACTGAAACTCCGCTAACCACTCCTTCCGTATCAAATACGCCTGTGGTTACTGAAGCAAAAACCGAAGAGCAGCCAAAAACTGCTGAGAAGGCTCCGACTGAACCTTTCCTGATCACAAAGCCTGTTGAGGCAAAGCAAGAGGAAAAGAAAGAAGAAGAGAAGAAGCAGGTTACTTTTGAATTCGAAATAACAAGCAGACCTTTGAGTGGTGCAGTTATCGCACCTCCGGTTGTTTCCGAAACTCCTGCGCAACCTGTAAGTGAACCGAAGGAATTATCGGCGGAAGAAAAATTACAGCAGGAAGAACAAAAAAAGAAAGCCCAGGAGCGTATTCTTAAGCTGAAAGAATTGAGCTTTAAGCTGAAAACGCCTACCGGTATTTCTGATATGGAAAACGAACCAGCTTATAAAAGGAAAAATGTGGACCTTGAATCAACACCTCATTCTTCAGAGTCGCAGGTGTCGCGTTACACCTTATCAGAGGGAGAGGATAAAAAGATAGAGATCAAACCGAATAACTCTTTCCTTCACGATAACGTAGATTAAGCTTACTAAAACCAAACAGGTACAAGGCCTCTGCTGAAAAGCAGAGGCCTTTACTTTTCCCTTTGTTTGGGTGTACGACAAATTCCCTTTTGATAATTTTTTGGTGGGATTTGGTGCTTTTGTGTTTTGGTGGCTATGTTTTTTTGCCATAAAGCCACTAAGTCACAAAGGTTCACTAAGGCAAGAGGAAGTTTGGTCGCACACCCCTTTGTTTCTCCCATATAATTCTTAATTTTAAATCTGTAATTTGTAATTTGTAATTTTTAATTCTTAATTCATTTCCCCCATGCCATTAGAAGAAAAAATAAATGCCGACCTGAAAGCGGCAATGGTAGCTAAAGATGCTAAAAAGCTGGAAGCTATCCGTGCGATAAAATCAGTGATCCTTTTATTGAAAACCTCACCCGAAGGATATACAGATGAAAGCGAGGCCAAAGCCCTACAGAAAGAGGTGAAAAAAAGAAAGGAGACCGCGGAGATATATAAAACCCAGAATCGTCCCGAGTTGGCGGAAACCGAGCTTTTTCAGGCCGGTGTGATTGAAGCTTACCTGCCTAAACAGATGAGTGCTGATGAATTAAAAGTCGAACTGACAAAGATCATCGCCTCTACAGGGGCAAGTTCCCCGGCTGATATGGGCAAGGTAATGGGCGTAGCTACAAAACAATTGGCAGGTAAGGCCGATGGAAAGGCCATCTCTCAATTGGTACAAGAGTTACTTAAATGATACATCTGCTTTTCCCTTTCCCTCGTCCCTACTTTCACAAACAAAGTTTGTGAAAGGCATAATTAATTATAATTTTGTCGAAACTTTTAATAAAACAGATATGAACTTTCCAGCGAATTTGAAATACACCAAAGATCATGAATGGATCCGTGTAGAGGGCAATGAAGCCTTTATAGGAATTACCGATTTTGCGCAGAGCGAACTTGGCGATATTGTATACATTGATATTGAAACAGAAGGCGAAGAGCTCAATAAAGAGGATGTGTTTGGTACCGTTGAAGCAGTGAAAACGGTTTCCGAC comes from Bacteroidota bacterium and encodes:
- the gcvH gene encoding glycine cleavage system protein GcvH — encoded protein: MNFPANLKYTKDHEWIRVEGNEAFIGITDFAQSELGDIVYIDIETEGEELNKEDVFGTVEAVKTVSDLFMPVSGKVVQVNPKLVTNPESVNKDPYGEGWMIKVALKNAAEVSSLMTVDAYKALVGQ
- a CDS encoding GatB/YqeY domain-containing protein, translating into MPLEEKINADLKAAMVAKDAKKLEAIRAIKSVILLLKTSPEGYTDESEAKALQKEVKKRKETAEIYKTQNRPELAETELFQAGVIEAYLPKQMSADELKVELTKIIASTGASSPADMGKVMGVATKQLAGKADGKAISQLVQELLK